The Onthophagus taurus isolate NC chromosome 2, IU_Otau_3.0, whole genome shotgun sequence genome includes a window with the following:
- the LOC111426880 gene encoding kazrin isoform X2, with translation MNNNDQNGNGIKPFETYNVEGCVISKSNRRRGTMALLIRRILGDVQTKVRKMVEEHSTNLKTQIESEYSPLNAMHVSASLKSSTDAMHDVTEYISVIKSNDIDNQQMGIMMSEKPIVDDGTDVSSSTKKLGSKSSTRPSSIESKRSKSLCNTSSVDSQEDPKTKKDVKKSQSNPIKCDGDPIEDDGDAKVKCDELDMKVMEKSSPVESLASDFLSVGRNDSPKPSTSQGDNESPSPRSPRSSDGAVTKDELAILAIPSNSSTRTNGAIRRLRLENEKLQAEVTRLRRLVVSGALSLLNEKKLAAAATTASTISPNATVATPSVGSTETGNAESPVKVQALQIELQLTKEALLTLKSDRRRLKAEKFELLNQMKQLYDTLEDKEKELRDFIRNYEQRMRDNETSLQQLSTEREERERERWSLLRHARDEAERSLSLAAQLNAKELQLQHAQEQLHDANSANIYESLVYGVCDLRKNTQARRQLASSGCLSDQESVASMPRHSLNGGGGGGGGAVTPGSGGYPTSAAAGTHVGLGGLAGLGLLPGDRGSCSADSGVRVSSDRESAATSIGGNLSDSTIDGTPTITIDGNNVVDVDTISIVSSIPPPHMYQSVSNKDCSPTLSPSIASSFCKSMGSAVLSRSVEQLSSPLDPEPVNLGRRAKNSHNRPGGGRGGTWGSISRVFARSRNRNKSQSLQDNKEGYAEKLRLLREASSIPMERWRAPTVVAWLEVALGMPQYGARCAENIKSGKVLLELSDFELECGLGITHPMHRKKLRLAIEEHRHPELIRYSCIAQLGHTWVSSEWLPDLGLSQYSDAFAANLVDARMLEHLSKKELEKYLGVTRKFHQASVVHGIHLLRIMKYDRQALAVRRHQCENMDTDPLVWTNQRFIRWARNIDLGEYADNLKDSGVHGGLVVLEPSFNGDTMATALGIPTSKNIIRRHLTAELEALILPARYVIFCQMEEFQLEAARVATKHHKTGKAKNNNY, from the exons atcaAAATGGGAACGGAATTAAACCATTCGAAACGTACAATGTGGAAGGGTGCGTTATTTCAAAATCCAATCGCCGAAGAGGTACTATGGCGTTATTGATTCGTCGGATATTAGGTGATGTACAg aCAAAAGTTCGCAAAATGGTAGAAGAACActcaacaaatttaaaaacacaaatcGAATCCGAATATTCACCGTTAAACGCAATGCACGTTTCAGCAAGTTTAAAATCATCGACCGATGCAATGCACGACGTTACCGAATACATATCGGTAATCAAGTCGAACGATATCGATAACCAGCAAATGGGGATAATGATGAGTGAGAAACCGATCGTCGATGACGGAACGGACGTATCATCGTCGACGAAGAAATTGGGTAGCAAAAGTAGTACGAGGCCGAGTTCGATAGAATCGAAACGGAGCAAATCATTGTGTAACACAAGTTCCGTCGATTCGCAAGAAGATCCAAAGACTAAAAAGGAcgttaaaaaatcacaatcaAATCCGATCAAATGTGATGGTGATCCGATCGAGGATGATGGTGACGCGAAAGTGAAGTGCGACGAACTTGATATGAAAGTGATGGAAAAATCTAGTCCTGTTGAAAGTCTTGCTAGTGATTTTCTTAGTGTTGGTAGAAATGATTCACCCAAACCATCTACTAGTCAAGGAGATAATG aATCTCCATCTCCAAGATCTCCACGAAGCTCAGATGGTGCTGTAACAAAAGACGAACTGGCAATTTTAGCTATTCCATCGAACAGTTCGACAAGAACTAATGGAGCAATAAGACGATTGCGCCTGGAAAACGAGAAACTCCAGGCCGAGGTGACGAGATTAAGAAGATTGGTGGTTTCTGGGGCGTTGTCACTCCTTAATGAGAAAAAACTGGCTGCCGCCGCAACAACCGCAAGCACAATTTCCCCGAACGCCACCGTTGCCACACCTTCCGTAGGTTCTACGGAAACCGGAAATGCAGAATCGCCTGTTAAAGTACAGGCCCTTCAAATTGAATTACAACTAACCAAAGAAGCACTTTtaa CTTTGAAGTCGGATAGAAGACGTCTGAAAGCTGAAAAGTTTGAACTACTCAATCAAATGAAGCAGTTATATGACACTTTGGAGGACAAAGAGAAGGAGCTACGagattttattagaaattatGAGCAG aggaTGAGAGACAACGAAACATCTTTACAACAACTTTCAACGGAACGCGAAGAAAGAGAACGCGAACGATGGAGTCTTCTACGTCACGCAAGAGACGAGGCGGAAAGAAGTCTTTCGTTGGCAGCTCAACTCAACGCCAAAGAACTTCAACTTCAACACGCCCAAGAGCAATTACACGAC GCAAACAGCGCAAACATTTACGAATCTTTAGTGTACGGTGTATGTGATTTGCGAAAAAATACGCAGGCGAGAAGACAGCTCGCGTCGAGCGGTTGCCTTTCAGATCAAGAATCGGTGGCCTCGATGCCCAGGCACAGCTTGAATGGTGGCGGAGGAGGCGGTGGAGGTGCTGTAACCCCCGGTTCCGGAGGTTACCCAACTTCAGCGGCGGCCGGAACTCACGTTGGTCTTGGTGGTTTGGCTGGACTTGGTCTTTTACCCGGTGATCGAGGAAGTTGCAGTGCGGATAGCGGAGTTCGAGTTAGTTCCGATCGTGAGAGTGCGGCAACTTCCATCGGTGGAAACTTGTCGGATTCGACGATCGACGGTACGCCGACGATTACGATCGACGGAAATAACGTGGTGGACGTCGATACCATTTCCATAGTGTCTTCCATTCCTCCACCTCATATGTATCAAT ccgTATCAAATAAAGACTGCAGCCCAACTTTATCACCATCAATAGCGTCGTCGTTCTGTAAATCAATGGGTTCGGCGGTGTTATCAAG GTCTGTGGAGCAGCTGAGTTCGCCGTTAGATCCGGAGCCGGTGAATTTAGGTCGTCGTGCTAAAAACAGCCATAATAGACCAGGGGGTGGACGAGGCGGCACTTGGGGCAGCATATCGCGCGTATTCGCACGATCTCGTAATCGGAACAAATCTCAATCATTACAGGACAACA AAGAGGGCTATGCCGAGAAGTTGAGGTTGCTTAGGGAGGCATCTTCCATTCCGATGGAGCGATGGAGAGCGCCAACGGTCGTCGCCTGGCTGGAGGTCGCGCTGGGAATGCCGCAATATGGTGCAAGATGTGCCGAAAATATCAAAAGTGGAAAg GTTTTATTGGAATTGAGTGATTTTGAGTTAGAATGTGGATTAGGTATCACACATCCAATGCACAGGAAAAAATTGAGATTGGCTATTGAAGAACATCGACATCCCGAATTGATTCGTTATAGTTGTATTGCCCAATTGGGACATACTTGGGTTTCAAGTGAATGGTTACCTGATTTAGGATTGTCACAg tattcTGATGCATTTGCTGCAAATTTAGTGGATGCTCGAATGTTAGAACACCTCAGCAAAAaagaattggaaaaatatttaggtgtaacaagaaaatttcatcaaGCTTCGGTAGTTCATGGCATTCATTTGTTACGAATTATGAAATATGATAGACaa GCTTTAGCTGTAAGAAGACATCAATGCGAAAATATGGATACTGATCCGTTAGTCTGGACCAATCAACGTTTTATTAGATGGGCTAGAAATATTGATTTAGGAGAATATGCAGACAATCTAAAAG atAGTGGTGTTCATGGTGGATTAGTAGTTTTGGAACCATCTTTTAATGGGGATACAATGGCAACGGCACTCGGGATCCCAACAAGTAAAAATATCATTAGACGTCATTTGACAGCCGAATTAGAAGCTTTGATACTGCCAGCAAGATATGTTATTTTCTGCCAAATGGAAGAATTCCAGTTGGAAGCGGCAAGAGTTGCTACAAAACATCATAAAACCGGCAAGgccaaaaacaataattattaa
- the LOC111426880 gene encoding kazrin isoform X1 codes for MNNNDQNGNGIKPFETYNVEGCVISKSNRRRGTMALLIRRILGDVQTKVRKMVEEHSTNLKTQIESEYSPLNAMHVSASLKSSTDAMHDVTEYISVIKSNDIDNQQMGIMMSEKPIVDDGTDVSSSTKKLGSKSSTRPSSIESKRSKSLCNTSSVDSQEDPKTKKDVKKSQSNPIKCDGDPIEDDGDAKVKCDELDMKVMEKSSPVESLASDFLSVGRNDSPKPSTSQGDNESPSPRSPRSSDGAVTKDELAILAIPSNSSTRTNGAIRRLRLENEKLQAEVTRLRRLVVSGALSLLNEKKLAAAATTASTISPNATVATPSVGSTETGNAESPVKVQALQIELQLTKEALLTLKSDRRRLKAEKFELLNQMKQLYDTLEDKEKELRDFIRNYEQRMRDNETSLQQLSTEREERERERWSLLRHARDEAERSLSLAAQLNAKELQLQHAQEQLHDANSANIYESLVYGVCDLRKNTQARRQLASSGCLSDQESVASMPRHSLNGGGGGGGGAVTPGSGGYPTSAAAGTHVGLGGLAGLGLLPGDRGSCSADSGVRVSSDRESAATSIGGNLSDSTIDGTPTITIDGNNVVDVDTISIVSSIPPPHMYQSVSNKDCSPTLSPSIASSFCKSMGSAVLSRSVEQLSSPLDPEPVNLGRRAKNSHNRPGGGRGGTWGSISRVFARSRNRNKSQSLQDNSESNLEAYRNWSPLTEEGYAEKLRLLREASSIPMERWRAPTVVAWLEVALGMPQYGARCAENIKSGKVLLELSDFELECGLGITHPMHRKKLRLAIEEHRHPELIRYSCIAQLGHTWVSSEWLPDLGLSQYSDAFAANLVDARMLEHLSKKELEKYLGVTRKFHQASVVHGIHLLRIMKYDRQALAVRRHQCENMDTDPLVWTNQRFIRWARNIDLGEYADNLKDSGVHGGLVVLEPSFNGDTMATALGIPTSKNIIRRHLTAELEALILPARYVIFCQMEEFQLEAARVATKHHKTGKAKNNNY; via the exons atcaAAATGGGAACGGAATTAAACCATTCGAAACGTACAATGTGGAAGGGTGCGTTATTTCAAAATCCAATCGCCGAAGAGGTACTATGGCGTTATTGATTCGTCGGATATTAGGTGATGTACAg aCAAAAGTTCGCAAAATGGTAGAAGAACActcaacaaatttaaaaacacaaatcGAATCCGAATATTCACCGTTAAACGCAATGCACGTTTCAGCAAGTTTAAAATCATCGACCGATGCAATGCACGACGTTACCGAATACATATCGGTAATCAAGTCGAACGATATCGATAACCAGCAAATGGGGATAATGATGAGTGAGAAACCGATCGTCGATGACGGAACGGACGTATCATCGTCGACGAAGAAATTGGGTAGCAAAAGTAGTACGAGGCCGAGTTCGATAGAATCGAAACGGAGCAAATCATTGTGTAACACAAGTTCCGTCGATTCGCAAGAAGATCCAAAGACTAAAAAGGAcgttaaaaaatcacaatcaAATCCGATCAAATGTGATGGTGATCCGATCGAGGATGATGGTGACGCGAAAGTGAAGTGCGACGAACTTGATATGAAAGTGATGGAAAAATCTAGTCCTGTTGAAAGTCTTGCTAGTGATTTTCTTAGTGTTGGTAGAAATGATTCACCCAAACCATCTACTAGTCAAGGAGATAATG aATCTCCATCTCCAAGATCTCCACGAAGCTCAGATGGTGCTGTAACAAAAGACGAACTGGCAATTTTAGCTATTCCATCGAACAGTTCGACAAGAACTAATGGAGCAATAAGACGATTGCGCCTGGAAAACGAGAAACTCCAGGCCGAGGTGACGAGATTAAGAAGATTGGTGGTTTCTGGGGCGTTGTCACTCCTTAATGAGAAAAAACTGGCTGCCGCCGCAACAACCGCAAGCACAATTTCCCCGAACGCCACCGTTGCCACACCTTCCGTAGGTTCTACGGAAACCGGAAATGCAGAATCGCCTGTTAAAGTACAGGCCCTTCAAATTGAATTACAACTAACCAAAGAAGCACTTTtaa CTTTGAAGTCGGATAGAAGACGTCTGAAAGCTGAAAAGTTTGAACTACTCAATCAAATGAAGCAGTTATATGACACTTTGGAGGACAAAGAGAAGGAGCTACGagattttattagaaattatGAGCAG aggaTGAGAGACAACGAAACATCTTTACAACAACTTTCAACGGAACGCGAAGAAAGAGAACGCGAACGATGGAGTCTTCTACGTCACGCAAGAGACGAGGCGGAAAGAAGTCTTTCGTTGGCAGCTCAACTCAACGCCAAAGAACTTCAACTTCAACACGCCCAAGAGCAATTACACGAC GCAAACAGCGCAAACATTTACGAATCTTTAGTGTACGGTGTATGTGATTTGCGAAAAAATACGCAGGCGAGAAGACAGCTCGCGTCGAGCGGTTGCCTTTCAGATCAAGAATCGGTGGCCTCGATGCCCAGGCACAGCTTGAATGGTGGCGGAGGAGGCGGTGGAGGTGCTGTAACCCCCGGTTCCGGAGGTTACCCAACTTCAGCGGCGGCCGGAACTCACGTTGGTCTTGGTGGTTTGGCTGGACTTGGTCTTTTACCCGGTGATCGAGGAAGTTGCAGTGCGGATAGCGGAGTTCGAGTTAGTTCCGATCGTGAGAGTGCGGCAACTTCCATCGGTGGAAACTTGTCGGATTCGACGATCGACGGTACGCCGACGATTACGATCGACGGAAATAACGTGGTGGACGTCGATACCATTTCCATAGTGTCTTCCATTCCTCCACCTCATATGTATCAAT ccgTATCAAATAAAGACTGCAGCCCAACTTTATCACCATCAATAGCGTCGTCGTTCTGTAAATCAATGGGTTCGGCGGTGTTATCAAG GTCTGTGGAGCAGCTGAGTTCGCCGTTAGATCCGGAGCCGGTGAATTTAGGTCGTCGTGCTAAAAACAGCCATAATAGACCAGGGGGTGGACGAGGCGGCACTTGGGGCAGCATATCGCGCGTATTCGCACGATCTCGTAATCGGAACAAATCTCAATCATTACAGGACAACA GTGAAAGCAATTTAGAAGCGTATCGTAATTGGTCTCCTTTAACAGAAGAGGGCTATGCCGAGAAGTTGAGGTTGCTTAGGGAGGCATCTTCCATTCCGATGGAGCGATGGAGAGCGCCAACGGTCGTCGCCTGGCTGGAGGTCGCGCTGGGAATGCCGCAATATGGTGCAAGATGTGCCGAAAATATCAAAAGTGGAAAg GTTTTATTGGAATTGAGTGATTTTGAGTTAGAATGTGGATTAGGTATCACACATCCAATGCACAGGAAAAAATTGAGATTGGCTATTGAAGAACATCGACATCCCGAATTGATTCGTTATAGTTGTATTGCCCAATTGGGACATACTTGGGTTTCAAGTGAATGGTTACCTGATTTAGGATTGTCACAg tattcTGATGCATTTGCTGCAAATTTAGTGGATGCTCGAATGTTAGAACACCTCAGCAAAAaagaattggaaaaatatttaggtgtaacaagaaaatttcatcaaGCTTCGGTAGTTCATGGCATTCATTTGTTACGAATTATGAAATATGATAGACaa GCTTTAGCTGTAAGAAGACATCAATGCGAAAATATGGATACTGATCCGTTAGTCTGGACCAATCAACGTTTTATTAGATGGGCTAGAAATATTGATTTAGGAGAATATGCAGACAATCTAAAAG atAGTGGTGTTCATGGTGGATTAGTAGTTTTGGAACCATCTTTTAATGGGGATACAATGGCAACGGCACTCGGGATCCCAACAAGTAAAAATATCATTAGACGTCATTTGACAGCCGAATTAGAAGCTTTGATACTGCCAGCAAGATATGTTATTTTCTGCCAAATGGAAGAATTCCAGTTGGAAGCGGCAAGAGTTGCTACAAAACATCATAAAACCGGCAAGgccaaaaacaataattattaa
- the LOC111426880 gene encoding kazrin isoform X4 codes for MNNNDQNGNGIKPFETYNVEGCVISKSNRRRGTMALLIRRILGDVQTKVRKMVEEHSTNLKTQIESEYSPLNAMHVSASLKSSTDAMHDVTEYISVIKSNDIDNQQMGIMMSEKPIVDDGTDVSSSTKKLGSKSSTRPSSIESKRSKSLCNTSSVDSQEDPKTKKDVKKSQSNPIKCDGDPIEDDGDAKVKCDELDMKVMEKSSPVESLASDFLSVGRNDSPKPSTSQGDNESPSPRSPRSSDGAVTKDELAILAIPSNSSTRTNGAIRRLRLENEKLQAEVTRLRRLVVSGALSLLNEKKLAAAATTASTISPNATVATPSVGSTETGNAESPVKVQALQIELQLTKEALLTLKSDRRRLKAEKFELLNQMKQLYDTLEDKEKELRDFIRNYEQRMRDNETSLQQLSTEREERERERWSLLRHARDEAERSLSLAAQLNAKELQLQHAQEQLHDANSANIYESLVYGVCDLRKNTQARRQLASSGCLSDQESVASMPRHSLNGGGGGGGGAVTPGSGGYPTSAAAGTHVGLGGLAGLGLLPGDRGSCSADSGVRVSSDRESAATSIGGNLSDSTIDAVSNKDCSPTLSPSIASSFCKSMGSAVLSRSVEQLSSPLDPEPVNLGRRAKNSHNRPGGGRGGTWGSISRVFARSRNRNKSQSLQDNSESNLEAYRNWSPLTEEGYAEKLRLLREASSIPMERWRAPTVVAWLEVALGMPQYGARCAENIKSGKVLLELSDFELECGLGITHPMHRKKLRLAIEEHRHPELIRYSCIAQLGHTWVSSEWLPDLGLSQYSDAFAANLVDARMLEHLSKKELEKYLGVTRKFHQASVVHGIHLLRIMKYDRQALAVRRHQCENMDTDPLVWTNQRFIRWARNIDLGEYADNLKDSGVHGGLVVLEPSFNGDTMATALGIPTSKNIIRRHLTAELEALILPARYVIFCQMEEFQLEAARVATKHHKTGKAKNNNY; via the exons atcaAAATGGGAACGGAATTAAACCATTCGAAACGTACAATGTGGAAGGGTGCGTTATTTCAAAATCCAATCGCCGAAGAGGTACTATGGCGTTATTGATTCGTCGGATATTAGGTGATGTACAg aCAAAAGTTCGCAAAATGGTAGAAGAACActcaacaaatttaaaaacacaaatcGAATCCGAATATTCACCGTTAAACGCAATGCACGTTTCAGCAAGTTTAAAATCATCGACCGATGCAATGCACGACGTTACCGAATACATATCGGTAATCAAGTCGAACGATATCGATAACCAGCAAATGGGGATAATGATGAGTGAGAAACCGATCGTCGATGACGGAACGGACGTATCATCGTCGACGAAGAAATTGGGTAGCAAAAGTAGTACGAGGCCGAGTTCGATAGAATCGAAACGGAGCAAATCATTGTGTAACACAAGTTCCGTCGATTCGCAAGAAGATCCAAAGACTAAAAAGGAcgttaaaaaatcacaatcaAATCCGATCAAATGTGATGGTGATCCGATCGAGGATGATGGTGACGCGAAAGTGAAGTGCGACGAACTTGATATGAAAGTGATGGAAAAATCTAGTCCTGTTGAAAGTCTTGCTAGTGATTTTCTTAGTGTTGGTAGAAATGATTCACCCAAACCATCTACTAGTCAAGGAGATAATG aATCTCCATCTCCAAGATCTCCACGAAGCTCAGATGGTGCTGTAACAAAAGACGAACTGGCAATTTTAGCTATTCCATCGAACAGTTCGACAAGAACTAATGGAGCAATAAGACGATTGCGCCTGGAAAACGAGAAACTCCAGGCCGAGGTGACGAGATTAAGAAGATTGGTGGTTTCTGGGGCGTTGTCACTCCTTAATGAGAAAAAACTGGCTGCCGCCGCAACAACCGCAAGCACAATTTCCCCGAACGCCACCGTTGCCACACCTTCCGTAGGTTCTACGGAAACCGGAAATGCAGAATCGCCTGTTAAAGTACAGGCCCTTCAAATTGAATTACAACTAACCAAAGAAGCACTTTtaa CTTTGAAGTCGGATAGAAGACGTCTGAAAGCTGAAAAGTTTGAACTACTCAATCAAATGAAGCAGTTATATGACACTTTGGAGGACAAAGAGAAGGAGCTACGagattttattagaaattatGAGCAG aggaTGAGAGACAACGAAACATCTTTACAACAACTTTCAACGGAACGCGAAGAAAGAGAACGCGAACGATGGAGTCTTCTACGTCACGCAAGAGACGAGGCGGAAAGAAGTCTTTCGTTGGCAGCTCAACTCAACGCCAAAGAACTTCAACTTCAACACGCCCAAGAGCAATTACACGAC GCAAACAGCGCAAACATTTACGAATCTTTAGTGTACGGTGTATGTGATTTGCGAAAAAATACGCAGGCGAGAAGACAGCTCGCGTCGAGCGGTTGCCTTTCAGATCAAGAATCGGTGGCCTCGATGCCCAGGCACAGCTTGAATGGTGGCGGAGGAGGCGGTGGAGGTGCTGTAACCCCCGGTTCCGGAGGTTACCCAACTTCAGCGGCGGCCGGAACTCACGTTGGTCTTGGTGGTTTGGCTGGACTTGGTCTTTTACCCGGTGATCGAGGAAGTTGCAGTGCGGATAGCGGAGTTCGAGTTAGTTCCGATCGTGAGAGTGCGGCAACTTCCATCGGTGGAAACTTGTCGGATTCGACGATCGACG ccgTATCAAATAAAGACTGCAGCCCAACTTTATCACCATCAATAGCGTCGTCGTTCTGTAAATCAATGGGTTCGGCGGTGTTATCAAG GTCTGTGGAGCAGCTGAGTTCGCCGTTAGATCCGGAGCCGGTGAATTTAGGTCGTCGTGCTAAAAACAGCCATAATAGACCAGGGGGTGGACGAGGCGGCACTTGGGGCAGCATATCGCGCGTATTCGCACGATCTCGTAATCGGAACAAATCTCAATCATTACAGGACAACA GTGAAAGCAATTTAGAAGCGTATCGTAATTGGTCTCCTTTAACAGAAGAGGGCTATGCCGAGAAGTTGAGGTTGCTTAGGGAGGCATCTTCCATTCCGATGGAGCGATGGAGAGCGCCAACGGTCGTCGCCTGGCTGGAGGTCGCGCTGGGAATGCCGCAATATGGTGCAAGATGTGCCGAAAATATCAAAAGTGGAAAg GTTTTATTGGAATTGAGTGATTTTGAGTTAGAATGTGGATTAGGTATCACACATCCAATGCACAGGAAAAAATTGAGATTGGCTATTGAAGAACATCGACATCCCGAATTGATTCGTTATAGTTGTATTGCCCAATTGGGACATACTTGGGTTTCAAGTGAATGGTTACCTGATTTAGGATTGTCACAg tattcTGATGCATTTGCTGCAAATTTAGTGGATGCTCGAATGTTAGAACACCTCAGCAAAAaagaattggaaaaatatttaggtgtaacaagaaaatttcatcaaGCTTCGGTAGTTCATGGCATTCATTTGTTACGAATTATGAAATATGATAGACaa GCTTTAGCTGTAAGAAGACATCAATGCGAAAATATGGATACTGATCCGTTAGTCTGGACCAATCAACGTTTTATTAGATGGGCTAGAAATATTGATTTAGGAGAATATGCAGACAATCTAAAAG atAGTGGTGTTCATGGTGGATTAGTAGTTTTGGAACCATCTTTTAATGGGGATACAATGGCAACGGCACTCGGGATCCCAACAAGTAAAAATATCATTAGACGTCATTTGACAGCCGAATTAGAAGCTTTGATACTGCCAGCAAGATATGTTATTTTCTGCCAAATGGAAGAATTCCAGTTGGAAGCGGCAAGAGTTGCTACAAAACATCATAAAACCGGCAAGgccaaaaacaataattattaa